The following are encoded together in the Strongyloides ratti genome assembly S_ratti_ED321, chromosome : 2 genome:
- a CDS encoding Serine/threonine-protein phosphatase PP1-beta catalytic subunit, which translates to MVVNSTTTTNIESNLSFSVEKIITRVLSVAKEGQILEEIVSLDEIRELVDRTKQIFMKQPVCLEIQAPVTICGDVHGQFHDLLRLFHQGGFPNKTNYLFLGDYVDRGKQSLETIIFLMCYKILFPNNFFLLRGNHECYKVNRHYGFYDEISRKYQCMELFEAFGSMFERMPISAIVGDKILCMHGGLSPDLKNRECLMKIKRPVCPYNNSFVCDLLWSDPDPLTKGFSSSIRGVSYFFGADVVNKICEDLKVDLICRGHQVVQDGYEFFADRKMVTIFSAPHYCGQYANSGAYMTVTSELACSFTILKPFIYKKNISSQIIKK; encoded by the coding sequence atggttGTGAATTCTACTACAACAACGAATATAGAatcaaatttatcattttctgttgaaaaaataataacacgTGTTTTGTCAGTTGCTAAAGAGGGTCAGATTCTTGAGGAGATTGTTAGTTTAGATGAAATCAGAGAATTAGTAGATAGGacaaaacaaatatttatgaaaCAACCAGTTTGTCTAGAAATTCAGGCTCCAGTAACTATATGTGGTGATGTACATGGTCAATTTCATGATTTATTAAGACTATTTCATCAAGGTGGTTTTccaaataaaacaaattatctttttcttGGTGATTATGTTGATAGAGGAAAACAAAGTTTGgaaactataatttttttaatgtgtTATAAGATTCTTTttccaaataatttttttcttcttcgTGGAAATCATGAATGTTATAAAGTTAATCGTCATTATGGATTTTATGATGAAATATCAAGAAAATATCAATGTATGGAGTTGTTTGAAGCTTTTGGATCAATGTTTGAACGTATGCCTATTTCTGCAATTGTTGGTGATAAGATTCTTTGTATGCATGGAGGATTATCAccagatttaaaaaatagagAATGTCtaatgaaaattaaaagacCTGTTTGTCcatataataatagttttGTTTGTGACTTACTTTGGTCTGATCCAGATCCACTTACTAAAGGTTTCTCTTCCAGCATACGAGGtgtttcttatttttttggAGCTGATGTTGTAAATAAGATATGTGAAGATCTTAAAGTAGATTTAATTTGCCGTGGACATCAAGTAGTTCAAGATGGTTATGAATTTTTTGCTGATCGTAAAATGGTAACAATCTTCTCTGCACCACATTATTGTGGTCAATACGCAAATAGTGGAGCATACATGACAGTTACTAGTGAATTAGCATGCTcttttactattttaaaacctttcatttataaaaaaaatatttccagtcaaataattaaaaaataa
- a CDS encoding Patched family-containing protein: MGRWKEKYFDKRFKFWKKNKKKKGMSENFENISFVGSQIGGHPYKYMILWLIVFLTSLTIISDPPKEPKQPDLGFTKFDAEARREVLSNINFFGGNGEPWYMGFFAHALPGNNMLDVETFNTFKSQYLKILRTPLSTLNDSDIVKNVTYLDICDPFCTFNDVVFGFMDGYATRGLLALFSEPDPIYYPTSKMLGFDVNIGKHFFERTYDSKDEMIGANISALYFTTMVTSIEKRKLLNILEENVLKVVEEFNKNPERKFNLVCIGTARVGMDVKEGLLHVSKFYLTGICLYIVVFLMMFHFFISWKFDFGKKTNYLFGIIILLIPIFSSIIALRIQVLISSEINFLFISSPWITVAYFLATLKSLLLLQYWMYYNSIPTVYTQTVVSDFQLRITVMFGRFTKIFFTSMFCDVTGLCIGALLVPSAYSEFLYFMLLLSLSINFTILFLLTPLLKFFKKGKKTEMIELGYRMASIGNNKNIKNNNINHYSYTNSYNHDEELNLPKNVLRSRQIRKKIIQPYSDFMTTKVAAIISISIMIVLSIIIPYFYLPLVFSPDSNFISLNFRQLVLPDSLTVDGFNIVEHRVWPDSLATVYIIQKPPKNFSDESEFVPFKEMIDDLELVKENAGRNANQMWLFDYMRVTKQNWIETKSLNMSGFKKFITTFPYKDWQTGTRFEFLIDPITNKETPVITKMLFMATHNNVTSIKEKHTLMQKIRNKVSKYREKYDVVPYDTDALNIDIVDQSLQTSIYINVCLVVSLIIGQTFITPKLGLALIGLYIIISSCEYLYILVFLFIEHLTPFSIVSVFLGLLMLSISLSIILYEFYHLNDVHGRRKRINFTITNVMYVILISTISMGCSLLPLIFSKVSLFYEASVIVECTILIILFQGIFILPSLFGFFPKSITME, encoded by the exons GAATGAgtgaaaattttgaaaatatttcttttgttGGTAGTCAAATTGGAGGACAtccatataaatatatgatattatGGTTGATTGTTTTTCTTACAtctttaacaataattaGTGATCCACCAAAAGAACCTAAACAACCTGATTTAGGTTTTACTAAATTTGATGCTGAAGCAAGAAGAGAAGTTctttcaaatattaatttttttggtGGAAAT ggAGAACCATGGTATATGGGATTTTTTGCTCATGCCTTACCAGGAAATAATATGCTTGATGTAGAAacttttaatacttttaaatcacaatatttaaaaattttaaggaCGCCTTTATCTACATTAAATGATAGtgatattgtaaaaaatgtaaCATATCTTGATATTTGTGATCCATTTTGTACTTTCAATGATGTTGTTTTTGGTTTTATGGATGGTTACGCAACAAGAGGTCTTCTAGCATTATTTTCTGAACCTGATCCAATTTATTATCCAACATCAAAAATGTTAGGATTTGATGTAAATATtggaaaacatttttttgaaagAACATATGATTCAAAAGATGAGATGATTGGTGCAAATATATCAGCTCTATACTTTACAACAATGGTAACATcaattgaaaaaagaaaacttcttaatattttagaggaaaatgttttaaaagttgttgaagaatttaataaaaatccagaaagaaaatttaatttagtaTGTATTGGTACTGCTAGAGTTGGAATGGATGTTAAAGAAGGATTATTACATGTTAGCAAATTTTATCTTACTGGAATTTGTTTGTATATTGTTGTCTTTTTAATgatgtttcatttttttatatcatggaaatttgattttggcaaaaaaacaaattatttatttggaattataattttattaattcctATATTTAGTTCTATAATTGCTTTAAGAATTCAAGTATTAATTTCATctgaaattaattttttatttattagttCTCCATGGATTACAGTGGCATATTTTTTAG caACTTTAAAATCATTACTTCTTCTTCAATATTGGATGTATTATAATTCAATTCCAACAGTATATACACAAACAGTTGTCTCTGATTTTCAGTTAAGAATAACAGTAATGTTTGGAAGAttcacaaaaatattttttacttctaTGTTTTGTGATGTAACAGGACTTTGTATTGGAGCATTACTTGTTCCTTCAGCATATAgtgaatttttatattttatgttactTTTATCtctttcaattaattttaccaTACTATTCCTCCTAACaccattattaaaatttttcaaaaaaggTAAAAAGACAGAAATGATTGAATTAGGATATAGGATGGCTTCAATTggaaacaataaaaatataaaaaataataatattaatcattATTCTTATACAAATTCATATAATCATGATGAAGAATtaaatttaccaaaaaatgttttaagaaGTAGgcaaataagaaaaaaaataatacaaccATATTCTGATTTTATGACAACTAAAGTTGCTGCAATAATATCAATAAGTATAATGATTgtattatcaattattattcCATACTTCTATCTTCCATTAGTCTTCTCACCAGATTccaattttatttctttaaattttaggCAACTAGTATTGCCTGACTCATTGACAGTTGATGGTTTTAATATAGTTGAACATAGAGTATGGCCAGATTCACTTGCTACAgtttatattattcaaaaaccaccaaaaaattttagtgaTGAATCTGAATTTGTTCCATTTAAAGAAATGATAGATGATTTAGAATTAGTAAAAGAAAATGCTGGAAGAAATGCAAATCAAATGTGGTTATTTGATTATATGAGAGTAACAAAACAAAATTGGATTGAaacaaaaagtttaaatatgtcaggttttaaaaaatttattacaacaTTTCCATATAAAGATTGGCAAACAGGAACACgatttgaatttttaattgatccAATAACAAATAAAGAAACACCAGTAATTACTAAGATGCTTTTTATGGCAACTCATAATAATGTAACatcaataaaagaaaaacataCTCTTATgcaaaaaataagaaataaagtTTCAAAATATCGTGAAAAATATGATGTTGTTCCTTATGACACTGATGcattaaatattgatattgTAGATCAATCACTTCAAACAAGTATCTATATCAATGTATGCCTTGTTGTATCATTAATAATAGGACAAACATTTATAACACCAAAATTAGGATTAGCTTTGATAGGAttatacataataatatcatcatgtgaatatttatatatattggtATTTCTATTTATTGAACATTTGACACCATTTAGTATCGTATCAGTATTTTTGGGTCTTCTTATGTTATCAATTTCATTGTCAATAATTCTTTATGAATTTTATCACCTTAATGATGTTCATGgaagaagaaaaagaatCAATTTTACAATAACAAATGTTATGtatgtaatattaatttcTACAATTTCTATGGGTTGTAGTTTATTaccattaatattttcaaaagttTCTCTTTTTTATGAAGCTTCAGTTATTGTGGAATGtactattttaattatactttttcaAGGTATTTTCATTCTTCCAAGTTTATTTGGTTTCTTTCCAAAATCCATTACTATGgaataa